A window from Gemmatimonadota bacterium encodes these proteins:
- a CDS encoding DUF4432 domain-containing protein yields the protein MPRLFGRNFTRRQLLNRVGDISQLMYARRAERSEGFERGADLIDVFNASGLGFSVLPGRALDIASAHYKGQSLCFRSGPGDVG from the coding sequence ATGCCCAGGCTCTTTGGCCGCAACTTCACGCGCCGCCAACTGCTCAACCGCGTCGGCGACATCAGCCAACTCATGTACGCCCGCCGCGCCGAGCGCAGCGAAGGATTCGAGCGCGGCGCCGACCTCATCGACGTATTCAACGCTTCGGGCCTGGGGTTTTCCGTCTTGCCCGGCCGCGCCCTCGACATTGCCTCGGCCCACTACAAGGGCCAGTCGCTGTGCTTCCGCTCCGGTCCCGGAGACGTCGGG
- a CDS encoding endonuclease/exonuclease/phosphatase family protein codes for MADEKTIKFMTYNLKYASPTFEPPWEVRRDMQVALIRKHNPDIIGTQEGLKEQIDYLMDHLPEYVVIGEGRKGGDDDEHMAIFFKRDRFRLREMGSFQLSETPEVIGSGPAVNPRMVTWARLAIINRPADRETSPYPMDYRGHWENTQEFYVFNTHLAPGEGMALARLNSARLIVERVRALDRFGEWTKPRPVFLLADFNARPGSDVYRTFVGDKDSGEPGVLKDSIEGGNGIDWILFRGNVEVCSYEVVDYNIDGVYPSDHKPVQVEFQILDH; via the coding sequence CGGCGCGATATGCAAGTGGCACTGATTCGCAAACACAATCCTGACATCATTGGTACCCAGGAAGGCTTGAAGGAGCAGATCGACTATCTGATGGATCATTTGCCTGAATACGTGGTCATCGGAGAAGGTCGAAAGGGAGGAGACGATGACGAGCATATGGCCATCTTCTTCAAGCGCGACAGATTCCGACTCAGAGAAATGGGCAGTTTTCAGCTATCGGAAACGCCGGAAGTCATCGGTAGCGGCCCTGCTGTCAATCCTCGTATGGTCACATGGGCCCGCCTCGCGATCATCAACAGACCGGCAGATAGAGAAACGAGTCCCTACCCAATGGACTACAGGGGGCACTGGGAGAATACTCAGGAGTTTTATGTCTTCAACACGCATCTGGCCCCAGGAGAGGGAATGGCTCTGGCAAGGCTGAATAGTGCAAGACTAATTGTCGAGCGGGTCCGTGCGCTCGACCGGTTTGGTGAATGGACCAAACCGCGCCCTGTGTTTCTGTTGGCAGATTTCAACGCAAGACCGGGGAGCGATGTCTATAGAACATTTGTCGGGGATAAAGACTCGGGAGAGCCTGGCGTACTAAAAGACAGTATAGAAGGCGGCAACGGAATCGACTGGATTTTGTTCAGAGGGAACGTCGAGGTCTGCTCGTATGAAGTCGTGGACTACAATATCGACGGTGTTTATCCATCCGACCATAAACCGGTTCAGGTCGAATTTCAGATCCTTGATCATTAA